A stretch of Nitrospirota bacterium DNA encodes these proteins:
- a CDS encoding DUF4258 domain-containing protein → MIIEEKEQFIRQKAKEHIPEINEKISWSLHAVKKLRIERLRKKEVENSLKECIIIEDYVMEDRPLPGCLALGFIGSIPVHSVIAIDMDFDRIFVVTVYRPSLERWENDWKTRKT, encoded by the coding sequence ATGATTATTGAAGAAAAAGAACAATTTATAAGACAGAAGGCAAAAGAACATATCCCTGAAATCAATGAAAAGATTTCATGGTCATTACATGCTGTCAAAAAACTAAGAATTGAAAGACTTAGGAAAAAAGAGGTAGAGAATTCTTTAAAAGAGTGTATAATAATTGAAGATTATGTTATGGAAGATAGACCCCTTCCTGGCTGTCTGGCTCTTGGATTTATTGGTTCTATCCCTGTACATTCAGTGATAGCAATTGACATGGATTTTGACAGAATATTCGTAGTAACGGTCTATAGACCTTCACTTGAGAGGTGGGAAAATGATTGGAAAACAAGAAAAACATAG
- the cbiE gene encoding precorrin-6y C5,15-methyltransferase (decarboxylating) subunit CbiE encodes MTKIHVIGIGYRPLDKKAREIIYKSGVILASNRLFEVFKGYEEFETVKDKIRVIDNVDKTISFLNSKLKTQNSKLKTIVLLASGDPMFFGIGRRIIGEFDKDTLEMLPDLSSIQIAFSRIQVPWDDAFFMSLHGGPDPAKRRRLEYEIEDIPMLLEKHNKIAILTDKVNNPSVIAKEVLKPSAFSLQPSALKMYVCERLGYLDEKIIEGIPEDIAQMEFSEPNVVVIVRKCGSTEELEAEIKKSLTSELQNFRTSELRFGLKEDKIVHSKGLITKDEIRAVTIHKLRLPGNGIFWDIGAGAGSVSIEVARLCPGLRVFAIEKDDEQIENIAKNKKRFNIANIEIIKGAAPDTLKDLSAPHRVFIGGSEGRLKEIVNFISKKMTSGIIVINATTLETLNEAIICLEGAQFSVDIAEVSISKTKNIGNRRYLSALNPVFIIAGERAVR; translated from the coding sequence ATGACTAAAATCCATGTCATAGGAATAGGCTACAGACCCCTTGATAAAAAGGCACGGGAGATTATTTATAAGTCTGGGGTTATCCTTGCATCCAACAGGCTCTTTGAGGTTTTTAAAGGGTATGAAGAATTTGAAACGGTTAAAGATAAGATCAGGGTGATAGATAATGTGGATAAGACAATCAGTTTCTTAAACTCAAAACTCAAAACTCAAAACTCAAAACTCAAAACTATCGTCCTTCTTGCCTCTGGAGATCCAATGTTCTTTGGCATTGGTAGAAGGATTATAGGCGAATTTGACAAAGATACGCTGGAGATGCTTCCTGATCTGTCAAGCATCCAGATAGCATTTTCAAGAATACAGGTGCCCTGGGATGATGCATTCTTCATGAGCCTTCATGGAGGTCCTGACCCTGCAAAAAGAAGAAGACTGGAATATGAAATTGAAGACATACCAATGCTTTTAGAAAAACATAATAAAATTGCTATCCTTACTGATAAGGTAAATAATCCCTCAGTTATAGCAAAAGAGGTCTTAAAGCCTTCAGCCTTCAGCCTTCAGCCTTCAGCTCTAAAGATGTATGTGTGCGAAAGACTCGGTTATCTTGATGAAAAAATAATAGAGGGAATACCTGAGGATATTGCACAGATGGAGTTTTCTGAACCGAATGTTGTTGTAATAGTACGAAAGTGCGGAAGTACTGAAGAACTGGAGGCTGAAATAAAAAAGTCTTTAACTTCCGAACTTCAGAACTTCAGAACTTCAGAACTAAGATTCGGACTTAAGGAAGATAAAATTGTACATTCGAAGGGACTTATAACAAAAGACGAAATAAGGGCTGTAACTATTCACAAACTAAGGCTCCCAGGAAATGGAATATTCTGGGACATTGGTGCTGGTGCTGGTTCTGTCTCAATTGAAGTAGCAAGGTTATGCCCAGGACTTAGGGTCTTTGCCATCGAGAAAGACGACGAGCAGATAGAGAATATCGCCAAAAACAAAAAGAGATTCAATATCGCCAATATCGAGATAATAAAAGGAGCGGCACCAGATACATTAAAAGACCTGTCAGCTCCACACAGAGTTTTCATAGGAGGCAGTGAAGGAAGACTTAAAGAAATAGTGAACTTTATCAGCAAAAAAATGACCTCTGGCATTATAGTGATAAATGCAACGACCCTCGAGACATTGAATGAAGCAATAATATGCCTTGAGGGCGCTCAATTTTCTGTTGATATTGCTGAGGTATCAATCTCAAAGACAAAAAATATCGGAAACAGGCGATATCTCAGTGCCTTAAATCCTGTTTTTATAATTGCTGGAGAAAGGGCTGTTCGATAA
- the cobI gene encoding precorrin-2 C(20)-methyltransferase, translated as MVTGILYVVGIGPGDPELITLRALRILENTSVLCVPKGKEEGSSIALSIIRKIVDLKDKEIIEIHFPMRKKKRQNMNSAEVQKCRSAEVKNFHRVTSELQNFRTSELVSDCELEEKWQSAAESIAEILKDGRNVVFPTIGDPTLYSTFFYLYERLLSLLPKVEVIFVPGVSSITAVAASAKIPLSMADERIAILPATYEGDIKEVISGFDTTILMKVNRVFGRVLSILEDLNLTNKAIFVSKAGMEDEEVFKNIRDVPVEKLNYFSTIIIKK; from the coding sequence ATGGTAACGGGCATTTTATATGTGGTTGGAATAGGTCCAGGCGATCCTGAATTAATAACGCTGAGGGCATTAAGGATATTGGAAAATACATCAGTTCTGTGCGTTCCGAAAGGGAAAGAGGAAGGAAGTAGCATTGCTCTTTCAATAATCAGGAAGATCGTGGATTTGAAAGATAAAGAAATAATAGAGATACACTTCCCGATGAGGAAGAAAAAAAGACAGAACATGAATAGTGCAGAAGTGCAGAAGTGCAGAAGTGCAGAAGTAAAAAACTTTCATAGAGTAACTTCCGAACTTCAGAACTTCAGAACTTCAGAACTTGTCTCTGATTGTGAGCTTGAGGAAAAATGGCAGTCTGCAGCAGAGTCCATTGCCGAGATACTGAAGGATGGCAGAAATGTTGTATTCCCAACAATAGGAGACCCTACACTTTACAGCACATTCTTTTATCTCTATGAGAGACTATTATCACTTCTCCCTAAGGTTGAAGTTATATTTGTCCCTGGAGTTTCATCAATAACCGCAGTTGCTGCCTCTGCAAAGATTCCTCTCTCTATGGCTGATGAAAGGATAGCTATACTACCAGCTACATACGAGGGGGACATCAAAGAGGTCATCAGTGGTTTCGATACAACAATCCTGATGAAGGTAAACAGGGTTTTTGGTAGGGTCTTAAGTATCCTTGAAGATCTTAATCTGACCAATAAGGCTATTTTCGTATCAAAGGCAGGGATGGAAGACGAAGAGGTATTTAAAAACATCAGGGATGTGCCCGTGGAAAAACTGAATTATTTCTCCACGATAATTATAAAGAAATGA
- a CDS encoding cobalt-precorrin-5B (C(1))-methyltransferase, with amino-acid sequence ISVPNGKDLAKKTLNTRLGIIGGISILGTTGIVKPVSSEAWTATITASMDVAKAMGHKEIVLSAGRTSEKAHMKKYNLPEELYVIMGDYLEFSLFEAKKHGFRKIHLCAQWAKMLKIAMATPQIHVRHGAIDIRKTMEFLKKLGQGTRDKGQESWLMGQEFNTARGIFDFINSAFSLQPSAFFSGVCTAAKRYAEGITGGIPVTIHLVSYEGKIISNS; translated from the coding sequence ATCTCCGTGCCAAACGGGAAAGATCTTGCAAAAAAGACACTTAATACAAGACTCGGGATAATCGGTGGGATATCTATACTCGGAACAACAGGTATTGTAAAGCCCGTCTCCTCTGAGGCATGGACAGCAACCATCACAGCATCAATGGATGTAGCAAAGGCTATGGGTCATAAGGAGATAGTCCTTTCAGCAGGAAGGACGTCTGAAAAGGCACACATGAAAAAATATAATCTTCCCGAGGAATTATATGTGATAATGGGCGATTATCTGGAATTTTCGCTCTTTGAGGCAAAAAAACATGGATTTAGAAAAATTCATCTCTGTGCCCAGTGGGCAAAGATGCTCAAGATTGCAATGGCAACTCCTCAAATCCATGTGAGGCATGGTGCAATTGATATAAGAAAGACCATGGAATTCCTGAAGAAATTGGGGCAAGGGACAAGGGACAAGGGACAAGAATCATGGCTCATGGGTCAAGAATTCAACACAGCAAGGGGGATATTTGATTTTATTAATTCAGCCTTCAGCCTTCAGCCTTCAGCCTTTTTTTCAGGAGTCTGCACTGCTGCAAAAAGATATGCTGAAGGCATTACAGGTGGAATCCCTGTAACCATTCATCTTGTGTCATATGAAGGGAAAATAATATCAAATAGTTGA
- a CDS encoding type II toxin-antitoxin system MqsA family antitoxin — translation MIGKQEKHRVKRCPLCGGEMHDGITAAPFFIGDKIIVIKDVPAELCSDCGESYMKSSVVDKVENLLDRLEDLHSEMSVVHYKSSS, via the coding sequence ATGATTGGAAAACAAGAAAAACATAGGGTTAAAAGGTGTCCTTTATGTGGGGGGGAAATGCATGATGGTATTACTGCAGCACCATTTTTTATTGGCGATAAAATTATCGTTATTAAAGATGTGCCTGCTGAGCTCTGTTCAGACTGTGGAGAATCGTATATGAAAAGCAGTGTAGTTGACAAGGTTGAAAACCTTCTAGACAGACTCGAAGACCTCCATTCTGAAATGTCAGTTGTTCACTACAAGAGTTCATCTTGA